CAAGTTGTTAACATCTTTAGCTGCAGCAGTTTAAACCCCTTTCATTCACATGCTGACTGGAGTGCCCTGTGTAACTACCGCGTTACAACAGCAAGAACTGCTTCGTGCACCACATAAATTTGAGCGTGTTTATGACAAATAGGAGCACGAGGACTGGAAGACACGGGTGCAATTCTTCATTCCATCATAGTTTAATCATTATTTTACCCCCATTCATAAATGGCCACGTTAAGGGCTGCAAGATGCTCGGGTGATATAGGAAGGTGACCACTTCACGTGTGGTACCAAGGATATCGATGAGTCCCTTCTTGTCCACACCCTCCACAAAAAGAGGACAGAGAGGGGAGGTAAATGCTTCTAAAAGCAAGCAGCAGGTAGATCTGCTTCTGTGTCAGATCTCCTGGAAGCACAGAACACGCGTTTACTTACATAGTAGCTTACTAGAAGCACTTACTTCCAGAATTGCAGCCTGAGTCTTTTGGAGCTCGTTGACCTTTTGGTCATGTTGTAGTTTCAAACCCTGAAGTTCATTATTTTCAAGCTCCAGCATTTCCAGAACATGTTTCAGTTCTAGTGAGATGAAAGAAATCCAAGGTTATTACAGGGGTGAACCACGAGAATCGCAGAGAACTCTTCCCCGCAGTCATTCACAGTATTTGAAAAGGAGGGAGGATCAGAACGCCGCAGTGATGTACAATTAATTGCTCAGTGTATATTTCTTTCCAATCCACAACAAACACTGCCTAGTGAGCCAGGGCCATACCTGTCTTGTGCTTGGTAATCTGCCCAAGGACTCCCTGAAgattctcctcctcttttccaaTATCCTCCTTTATGAGCGTAAGCTGGGCTCTTTTCTCGGTCATCTGCACATCCAGTTTTTTCCTCTCATCAAGAAGCTGTTCCATGAGTAGTTTTATTTCCTGTGGAAATGCATCAGCGGTACAAGGAATGCCGTTATTTGCCattttaaataaagcttttctttaaatatacatTCTAAATActtataaaattttaaaagtctgtcaATGTTCTGGCCAATTTAATTCAGTGGGTTTGGGGAggtcacagaaagcaaaaaccgATTTTGTGGAAACTCTATGGGATGTTTTTGATACTTCATTCTTTTGCTGTTCTTCCGAGATACAATGAATTGAAAGCTCATTTGGAAGTTACCCTCATTTGGTGtagtttttcatttatttcagtctcTCCATCTTGAAGAGCTTCTTTGAGGTCACCTCTCTTTTGAGCAATAGAGTCGTGAAGGACATGGAGCTCCTCTCTTCTTTGCTTTAACTGTTCCTCCAGAAACAAGAGCTCTTGTTGCTGAGCGCTGATCTACAATGTGCAAGTTTAACACAACAAGCACCTGAAGGTTATTTTTGCAGCTACACACATGCAGGACACTGTTCCCTGCCCGAGAGATCTACCTGAACTGCAAAATGCATAAGGATCCCATCAGATAAATAAACATCACGTGCTAAACCTGGATAATAAAGCCAATACCAAAGACTCGGTTCTGATCTGGACAGTGCAGTCCTGTAGAATTAACTTCAGACAAGACAGTTCAGAACCTAAGACTCTTCCCAGCTTTCAGTTACATCAAAACCAACAGCACTGATAGTCCAGAGTTGATAAGATAAGCCTTACCTGATCTTTTAATCCTTCCAGTTCAGTTTTCTTGCCTTGCAGAAGGTTTTCAGCTTCTCTAAGGACCTGGAGGTGATGTTCTTCATTACCTTCTGCAACTTTAACATCTCCTTGAAGCTTCTGAAGACTGACATGGAGAATAAAAACATGATTCAGAAGAAACAAGAATCCCTTAGGCAGTAACTTATTGGAAAACAACATCTTTATCTATTAGAGTTTATAGTAAATTACAAATACTTACCTTTCAGTTAGCATTTCTATCTTCTGGTTTAATGACTGGAACTCAGAGTCTCTCGCAGCCACCATTTGGTTCATTTCCTTCAAAATACCTTCTTGTTCCCTCTTACGCTGTTCTAAATCCCTTGTATCTGCCTGCAATAACCTAAAGAAGCATTTATGCATTTTCATATTAACGTTTTAACAGCTCTCCCTCTTCAGAAGCATTATCTTGATATTTGAAAGAATCTTGTTCTGCTCCTCAGCCCAAGACCAGCGCGTGTACCTTaactgctgctctgctttcacCAGTGTAACGGCCGTTTCCCGAGCCCTTcgctccagctcctctgcctcCGTTTCAGCACGGCACAAATGCTGCTTGGCATGATTGTACTTTTGAATAGTGTCTTTAGCCTAGAGCAAAAATTGAAGATTACTGAGGCAATACATTCCCATCTCGTGCTTTCCACATCCCTAAGCTGCAGGTTAGCTGTCAAAATCAACTCCTGGCTCCAGTATTCCACCTGAGCTCTCTCCCTTTGTGTAGCATGAAGTTGAaccttttcccctctcttgtCCTCCTCTTCGGCAAGgattgaaacattttcttttagccCAGGTTATCCCACGACTAATTTTcaaacagaagcattttaaGAGGCTTCAAGTTatccaaatgaaaataaactgattacacaaacaaaaatcctcTGCTTGCAACAACCGTAATGCAACACGTAAATCCCTCTGCACCTGGAGGGAtggctttccttgctttcctcaCCTTCCCGCGGGTGCTCTCGAGTTCCGCTCCGGCCTCGGCCAGCAGCCGGTCTGCCTCCCGCAGCTCCGCTCGCCGCTTCACCAGAGTCTGCTCCATACATTCGATTTCATCGGCAACATCTTCGTGATGTTTAAGAGATTTTTCTAACTGCAGTTCTGCAATCAGGTTGTCAGTATACCCTTCAATGAAGTCCCTGAAAGGTCAGGAGCAAAGACATggaattaaaatacaaactgcCTGGAGCTTCTTGAAGTTCTAGTCCATTTACCTTAATTGTAAATGAGCCCAAATTGACTTTTGTTGGGAAAAATTTCAGGTATTTCCACTTGCTTACTTCAAATGCATCTAGTGCAATATTCTTACTTGCGTTTGTTATGTTTTTGAGCTGCTCTTTGTAGCTCTGCTACTTCACGTTCCAACTCTTCTCTTTCACACAGAAGTTCATCAATGGTTTGATGCAATTTTTCCAcctcctttttgcttttgtgctCAGCTGCCTCTGACTGTTTATCTTTGTATTTCCGAGACTTTAAATAATACACAGTGTCTTCCAGCCTTGAGACTTCACTCTCCTATGTACAGgaaacagaacaacaacaagaCCTATTTCCTGTTTCAGTCCTCCTGAGACATGGGAACAGCTACAGACAGAAAAACCAGACAATCAGCACCAGAGACTGAGTGTTCTGATCAGCAAGCTCTATCGGATCCAGAACCTTCCTAGCAGAGActcctttaaaaacaaccaaccaaccaacacctGGACTAATCTAATCTGTGAAAAagagggtttggggtttttttttgcatttttgtttgtttttattttagaaagcgTATGTTAAAAGATGCTCCTACTCCATTCACACAGTTCCCTACGGTGAAAGCTGCTGTTGCCAGCTCTGGCCGTACCAACTGGTGATGCTCGGGCACGTTGCAGTGCAGGACGCCCATGGGGACCAGCGGGACGGCGAATGTTGGGGGCAGAGGCCCGTACAGCAGTGCGGCTCCTGCGGGAGCGGGGCCAGGAGCAAccgaagcagcaggaggaggccCGTAAACCACCGTTCCCTGAGGCGCAGGGGCACCGTCTGGCAGGGCCGTGTAAATAACAGTACCGGGGGGTGGCACAAAGGGAGGGTCTTGGGGAACACGGgtttcttcatttccttcatTATCTTCTTTCGCTCTTCtatcttcacaaaaaaaaaaaaaaaggttattttaaatcacttttcCAGTAAAAGATATTCTTCAAAtagacattttaaatttatgtaAGGTGCAAAAATGTCAGACATGATGCTTAAGCTGAATAATGCGTTCAACAATAAAACACTTATAATTCATTCACGCACATAAAAAAATTCCCTATGAACTCTAAAGCAAGTCCCTCTTTAGGATGTTCCTAAACATTCGGAGACCATGAGGCTGACTTACCTTTCCCAGAGTTTGCTTTGTACATCCTATTTCTGAGCGGGGAGTAAACCCAGCACCCTCCTGGCTGGGGCAGGTCCCCGGGCCCGCGCGGCCCGTCCTGCCCGCAGCCTCTTTGGGGCAGGGACGTGCCGGAACACAGCAAACAAACCCCAGAATCCTTGGTGCTGCGGGAAGCAGGAGTTgaagcctaaagaaaaaaagaacacgTGTTAACCTAGAAATAACAAATGGTGTAAAACTGATTATTTGTTGCAGACATGCTAAGCACTGCTTTTCCAAGAGCAGGCTGTACAAGCTCTGCCTTCTCTTACTTCCAACCATGATGCGTCTTTAAAGAgaatactaaaaatatttaaacaatatTTCTCTTTATCTCAGGCAAATGCTGTTTTGCAAAAAAATGTTTGTCTGCAATGTCCCCTTTTAAACTTTAGCCAAATGAATTCACAATATGGTATTTTGAACAGCTGTCTCAGAATTTTACGTATACTAGAATCCTACACAGGAACAGGGTTTATCAGGGAacatttgtgtgtgttgtttcaCTATTACTCTCATACACCAGACgatatttcttcttcagttccTCCTAGACCCAGCAAGTTTATCATGGACTTTCCCATATCAAATGACTTTCCACATAATAGGTTTTTATTTCTGACCTGTGATGATGGCATGTAATACCAGTATCCCCTTCTTTTCAACGGATCCGCCATGCTGGTGATGTAATCGTTCTGGTATGATAGCACATTTTTGAGAGCTGCAATTTCGTCTTGTAAGTTATCAATTTCATCTTTGTTACCTGAAAATTAATCACCATTTAAAAGGCATAAGGCAAATAATTAAGTCATAAATCCTGCATTAAGCATTAAAGTAACTGATGCTTATTATTCCTTGTACCCAGGTCTCTGACAATGTTGTAGAGCAGTATAAATGGAATGCACAACACAATTAGTGTTTTCTAAGTAGTTGTTAACACAAACTGATGAAAACGAACAGACTGTTATTCTGATTTTCCAACTGAGGCGGAACTTCACTAACTTTCCAGAGGTCAGGGAGCACATCAGCCTCGACGTCCTGGTGCCACTGCGGGCCCTGAGGCCACTGAAGCGCAGCGACCTGGGGACTCAATGTGTCCTGTATAGAACCGTGCAGGAAAGTATCCTAAACAGTTTATTCTCCTAGAATAAGCTTCCTGTGCTTCTGAACGGCTTCTCAGATCAAACAGCGACAAATGTGGAAAAGTGAAGTCTTCTGTGTCCATGCTTACCCacaagaaacagagagagaagagaaattaCCTGTACCGACATTATCCAACAACCACCTTAAGCGTccaatttctgctttctgttgctCCATAGCTTCTTTTAATTTATCAATTTCAAACTTCTGAGAGCTTGATGCAGCAGTCTTCTCACCAGCTTTCTCCATTTCATGCTGAAACTGTGAGtttaaatcaaagcaaggcactTCAGTTGAAATTATATTGtgataaaatgttttcacaCATGCCCATCCATGCCTACGAAAATGTTCCTTCAGCAAAACACGTGCACCACTGTGATGCAACAGAATTGTTTTTCACAAGCCCTTGTATGACCAAGGCTCACATAAAGGTATTTAAGTGAACAGGTGATAGTTTTCCTTCCAAGTCCTCACTGGAGTCAGTGAGGGGGTTATGTTGTTCTTTGGCAAATGTCAGCAAAGCAAAGAACATCGTGACTTGGGAAAACAGGCGGGACAGACACCTCTAAACATGGCATTTTCAGAAACTCACAGAACCAATATATCCAAGTGTTCTATCCTGCTCATACAATACAGAGCAGACAGTACAGCAACCTActtgttcttccttctctttgagGAGCTGTTGTAACAATTctatttctgcttctgctctggtgagatccCGAGCTGCTCGAGCTGCCTCCGCACAGAATTCTTCGGCTTCCTCAATCTCCTGAAATCGAAATTTGAGTTTGAGCTTTAGTTTGCAGGAATACTTCACAAGCTTGCAGATGTCTCAAGCAGCTTTGTGAAAAGCTGACTAATAAGAAGCATCAGCACTTGTCTGTTACAGGATTCCAGAAACTAGAAAAGCTTATGTAAAGTAACGTTTCTCCTTTAACTTTACAGTATCTCTACAGAGATGTTATATGTTGCCAAAAATGGTTCCtagttttaaaaacacaaagtgTAAGAACTTCCATGCTCCATTCTTTTGCTTCTCTATCTTATTGCATTATCTACTGTTTGACTTTCAGTTAGTAAGAGGATAAACTTGCTTCTCCCTCACCTTCTAACACCAGGACCGTTCCCATCCTGATGGCACTAGAAAGCACTACTTATATACAAGCAATTAATGATCAACACTGATTTACCTCAGCTCGCTCCTCATTAATTCTGAGAACAGTCCCATGAAGAGCCTTCAGCTGATTTTTAGCAATGGAGAGCTCTGCGGCTGCCAGTTTATCTGAAGTGACGATTGCTCTCTTTAATTCCTTCAGTTCTTTATCCAGACTGACAAATTGCATTTGTGCCCTGGCATCTTCCGTCTTTTTCTgaaaccaggaaaacaaaaggtttcGTAAGTTTTGAGTAAAAAGCAGCATGGAAGAAAGGCTTTCTCTTGGTATGACTTTTGGCCTTCATGCGTATctgattttccattttatgcacagaagcagcacaaaaacaaaaaaactctgAAGCAAGGACAACCAATAAAAGTTAAGAAAAACGAAGATGTTATATTTAATCTCCTCGTTCCTTCATGTATTCAATCTGTCTTAGCaagcaaaataattcagaagtTTCTGCATCTTCATTTTGTGAGCAAACAGAGTGCACAGGCTTGTCCTCACTCATTCCTACCCTTTTCTCGAAATCCTCCAGTTGAGCAAGaatattctccttttcttcatcTGCCTCTTGGAGCTGTTGCTCAGCAAGGCCCTGAATTTCTTCcatgctctttattttttcacgTAAATGCTGAATTTCATTCTCCAACTGATGGACCTTGTTCTTATTCTGCCGGTTTTCAGCTTTAACCTAGAAGTGAAATAAGTTAGAATGAGCAGCCAGAAATATCTAGTTTTTCAACAAAAAGCCACCctatttcaattatttatagagcagaaataactttttgGGAAGTGCAGTTACAAGCATGCTTTGtaccagaaaagaaagaaaaaagaactgcTTTGCCACTGGaactattacatttttaaagtgctCCGTTTATTCTGGCAGCAGTATGGACAGTGAGCAGTCGAGGAGGTCACTGGCTGAAATTGTCTTACTCTCGTTTCTGTTGTTTCGATACGTGCCtgtctgtatttttcctgtagttCTTCCAGTTTTTCCTGCTGGGATCCCATTTCTTCCTGCAATTGCCTCTGTCTAGCCcatgctttctctttctccctctgagCATCAGCAAGCATGTCATTCAATTCCTTCTGCAGATTTGCAAGGCTTTTCCCTAAAACATCACCTGAATTCTGAcatctgaaagagaaacaatCCAGGTTCCTAGACAGAAAACAGTGATTGTGATACCAGACACCGAAATAACGAAGCCTAATACAATAGTGCAAGTTTCAGACATCCAGTGTAAATGAAACTGGGTACAGTGCCAAATGTCCTTTCCCTCAGTAATGCAATTACTGGGCTGAGGTGACGCTCTCAACAACCACAGGGTGCTGAAGCTCAGGTCTGAACTGCTCCAGGCTGCACTCAGTGGGATGCAGCACACGCACCTGGTTGCTCTCATGTATTTACATGGATTTGCACAAATCTAACAGTCtgtacttttattttacttactgAATCTCTCCAGCTCCTGTGTGAAGCTGTTGCTTGAGTTCATTTATACGAGCTAAGACTTCCTCGGGATGAATTAAGTTCCCAACCGCATGGTTTAGCTGATTCTGAAGATCTTTAAGCTGTTGTTTCAGGAGATTATTGTCTCCctaaaaaagacaacaaaaacaCATGCGCACAACCGTAAGCAAACGAATGCACAAATTGTAAAAGTGAGAATTTTTAATTCCTAGATCTGTTTTAGGGTTTTGATTGatggtgggtttggtttttttctgttttctaaaataaagaGTCCAAGCATTTCTATCAGTGTGGTCCGAACCAGtatcaacaacaaaacaaggaaCCCCAAACAATCTTTGCCTTTCAGTTTCCTTTATGTTGAAAAGGATTTAAATGCCAGTTCAGAAATGAAGGGCGTTTCTTTGCCAGCCATATTTTGAACATGTTGAACCCAGTATATCACTCTTGTCTGGAGAAATCCAGTTGATTGAGCCCTTCAGCAGCTTTAGGAAGACAAACACTTAGTTTCTAGTCAGTAAAGATGAGGCACTGATCTGTGACACTGTATTTAAGCAGAGGTCTTTCTGTACTGCTTACCAGTTAACTTCTTAAAGGCAACAAAGGCTTCACCTGCAATTGTTTGAACTGACAAAGGAGCTTATAATTCTGTTGTTCCTTCTCTTCTGCTAGTTGTGCTTTGGTCAGAGCGTTCTCTAAggcttgcctttctttttcaagtTCAGCTTGCAGGGCTGACAGTTCCATctacaaacacagaaaaccttCAAATTAATATCCCCGACCCCAACCTGTCACCCAAATACACAGCAGCTGTAGTTCTTAAAACTAGAACGATATGGCAACATTTCCAAAAAAACTtcaacaaaaccccaaccatCCTAAATCAACCCATCACCATATATACATAACAGGTGCATTTCCTAAAACATCATCATGATGACTTGTACTGTAAATTGTAACCTAGACTTAGCACACCTAAACCAGCAATTATTTGCAGGTCATCACTGGAGGAAAGCTTGGTTGTCCTTTGTCTGGGGGTTATGATCCCTCTGGCACTGTAAGAGCTCTGTTCTTACCTGGCTAAGTTGTTTCAGTCTTTCCAAttcttctttttgctgcttGGCTTCCATGTCTCTGTCTCTTAGCTGGGCTTCCAGTTCAGCCTCATAGGCACTGATGTTCCCTTGTGCGTCTCTAAGCgtttcatttatttcttgctGCTCTTGCAGTGCGCCTTGTAGCATTGTAATTTCCTggaattttacatttattttagaaatacgCACACAGGAGAGCCAGAATTTCTTAAGAGTACATCGCCTCTCTTCCTCTGTTACTCTGGAACTCAGCATCAATGTGAGAGCAAACAGATCACAAAAAAGAGACATTAACCCTAATCACCAACTATTAAAACTTACAGCTAGGCGGCACTACTACAAAGTCAGGTCAGTGATGCTGCTGTAACAGACTGTACAAAAACCTACACTCAAATGAGAACAGTGTAGCTTGAAGTGATACATATTTGTCCCTGGTGTTAAGATTTACATAAAACCTACCAGGTAACTGGCTGATAGGACAGACACGAATAACAACACGCACATCCTCGGCTACCCTCCCGTTTTCACTAACACAATTCACTGTGATGTCGACTGCAAATCCATTTTTAGTAACGTCTGAAAGGTAAAGCCTGTGTTTCTGGAACATCTCCCATAACGTACAGATTTACCGTACGCCTCTTGCAACTGGTTTGAAAAGCCAAATTCTGTTCTTAATGTGCGTGGGCACATCTCAGTGAAGTTACCACATAAAAACATTGTGCTTTGCTATTCACAACTGGCtcatttgcctctttttttaaagtttattccTAGGTATCTGAATTGGGGAAAAAGTACAGTATTAAGCCTTacttttctcatattttctgcATCCATGGCAACTACTTCCAggttgtttctttcctcctctagATCTGCCAATCTTTGTAGCAAAGACTCTTTATCCTTCCGCAACGCCTTACACTCATCGTTGGCCTGTTTTGCCTGACACTTAACACTTCCCAGGTATTCTTGTAATCCAAGGATAATACTTTCTAAATCCCTTTTCAGTGCTTCATTTGTTGCTATTTGACCTGTGGAAATGCAAAAAGGGAGATAGTTAAGTAAACACTCGTTTACAAACCAAACTAAACTGCCTTTCTTAAGTCAATGAACTAAATAAGTCAGTTTCCAAAACTTCCCCCTCACTGTAAGAAAAAGTCTCCTAGATCAGTTAAGAATTGTTTTTCAACCTTTTTCTACACATTCTGTGCTTCATTTAagcaaagacaaacaaaactgaaccCTCAATTCAACTGTCACGTTATGCTAAACACAAGAAAGATGGTAAAATAAAAGCTGACCATCAGTGAGCTGTTGCTCCAAGTCCTTGATTTCCTCAGTTTCCTTGGCAATCCTAGAGAGCATTTCGTCCAGGCGACTCTCGAGCTGTTTGTAATGTTTGTTCATGACATCAAACTGCTGTTCTTTACTTGCTTTTTGACCTTTCATGTGAGCCTGTAAATTAACAGCGGGGAAGGTAAAGTGGGACAACATCAATACAGATTTTAACAGTCCAGTCGATATTTTAGCTCAGTTCTGCGGTGTCTTACAACTGGCAGTAAAAGTCACAAGTGCAGCTTATGTTTTGATgcttggtggtggtttgtttgggtttttatcCTCATTACTGCTCCACAAAGAACGCCAGATAGGCAAACAACCTGTAATCTCCTCTTTGCCCTGGCATGATGAATAAAGCCTGCATTTATAAATTATTACTCATGGCTACCACCTTTCTCCCCGCCTTTACTTTTCGCTATACTCATTTCCCCTTTCAGTCAAGAACAAACATGAttttctccagcagctttaGACCTGTCATCCTGCATTGCCTTCACAGCAGACGATGCTTTAGAACATGGCAGGTCACTGCCCAAAGGAAAATACTCCAAAGAACCAGCAAGTCAGGCCAACTTTATAgcaaatatttctatttctggAAATACAATGTAGCCACAGATTTGGTCAGGATTTCATTCATTCAGTATGAATGTAGCCGATTGTTTCAGCCGTACACAAAACTAGGTTATCAACACAATGCAGCGCTATCTGTTCCCCACTTGTATGAAATGACTCAAACAGCTCAAGCACCACAGAACTTAGAAAACCTCAGCATTACACTGCCATGGTAGACAGCACCTTTTTCTTACTActcaaaaaactttaaaaagcgAGCTAGCAGTAGAAATTTTAACTACAAGTTCCCTGAAAAATCACTGCTAAAGTTGCTTCCATACCAAGAGCCAGGGGTACAAACCAGCTTTCTGGATTTTTAACAGATTAAACCGGAAGTTATTTTTCACATTCACATTAGTGGAATTCAACTCGTCCCCCTGTTAACGCCAAACTACCGCTCGGCTTTGAACGGCGACATTTCAACAAGTGGAGCCCGAGCagaagtgctgctgctgagtcATTTCGCTGCAGCTGCCGAACGTCCCCAGAGCGCGGTTGGAAAAGCCAAACACTTACAGCTCTGCCTTTGTCTCCTCTTCCTGCGGTATCGTGAGCGACCCGCCCCACCCCTGATGGCGAATTCATGCGAGGACAGACCCGACAGCCCCGCACACACGGCAGTTAAGCGGAGTTTCCCATCTCAGGCTCCCGGCCCCGGCGGCTCCagcggccccgcagccccgagggggccgggccggcgctcccgccgctcccgccccgcaGCGCCAAGCGGGGAAGCGATGGGGGGGCCGGGCCCGCGGCTTTGGGAGCGCGCCCGGAACCGCCACGGCCCCGCCGGTGTTACAGCTGGGAAAACAACcgcattttttaaaagtgtctgCAGCGCTCAGCTGAAAACGGCAGCCAAGCAGAAAAGCATCAAGCTGGTCTgaaaagctttcatttaaaaacacatatgctttttaaaaacgCTATGTAAAGAGTGATTCCATTTCAGTTGGATTTCAAATGTCAATAAACACTTGTTGTACTCTCACCAGTTAACAACTCAGAAATCAAAGGTCTTGCTTCTCTGGAGATCAAAAAACCAAGACTATCAAGCCAGAGCTGGAGCTTTTCTTGGGGTTttgccccagccctgcaagaTGTAACTCGGAGACCTTTTCAAATCTATCAGTAATGACAGGACTGTATGTGACAGCAGAGAAAGGGCATTAGTCCCCACCAAAAAGCCAGTACGCATCTTTGCAGGATTAGAATGATTTATTGAAAATGGATTCTAGTTTCAGGATGCCTGATTACTTCAGAAAGccaaggctgctgctgccttcagcCGTCTGCAGTCCACAGGCTGCAATATTAACATGAGCTGTCACCACTTCAAGCCAGGTCAGCTGCAGCTGCCACCCCAGACAGTTTTTCTTGCCAGAATACCCTGACAAAGCGGGACTTCAGTGATATGCCTATGGCAGTTACACAGACCTTTAAAAAACCTGAGGGCCAGATTCTACACACAGACGCAACAGGGATTTCTTACACAGAAGCCGTCTCAGAGGCTCTGCACAGCATGTTTTCGCAAAGCATAAAGATCTAGTACTTAACGTGCTGTACGGAAACAGTACTGAAAATCAGTT
This region of Columba livia isolate bColLiv1 breed racing homer chromosome 19, bColLiv1.pat.W.v2, whole genome shotgun sequence genomic DNA includes:
- the CNTRL gene encoding centriolin isoform X4 — its product is MKKGSVRKALCRKPQIPASRTPSPMSPGSSSTRSPSPLSQQASPSACKSTERRRQQLDITAENVEAAFEDTFHKDENGVSAGVRYITEPFIKCLSKQENLAFISSLNLSSPKDADKKFKYIENLEKCSKLETLNLSNNQIEKIEKLDKLMKLRELNLSCNKISKIEGIEHLRNLQKLNLAGNEIEHIPVWVGKKLRSLRILNLKQNQVSSLHDIAKLKPLQELTSLFLADNPVVSLPHYRLYTIFHLRALENLDGRPVTNRDRQEALERFNLEEIEKLERELENTVKELENLKLNQSKVLEQLRHQDEVNKSLKAKTLQQKQSYEDIQRDLDTKNELLVYGFVTVPFPQSLYSSLKLKQKTVELTRACQKQYELEQELAFYKIDAKFEPLNYFPSEDVELDNVPGESPYIGKARYKRNMFIGEGYIANKAQQMEIGKMQRDEDDFCRKPQRQLQLQALDELLEGKEKKIHSAQRRLEDLQSAIGNAEQQVLKVTGELQQLEDALAQKKISQANKEALEQQLSEKIGILHQLRKELLDLEKQMEKQKREIGKKQKELEDLQNSLASINPKDPRHAHMKGQKASKEQQFDVMNKHYKQLESRLDEMLSRIAKETEEIKDLEQQLTDGQIATNEALKRDLESIILGLQEYLGSVKCQAKQANDECKALRKDKESLLQRLADLEEERNNLEVVAMDAENMRKEITMLQGALQEQQEINETLRDAQGNISAYEAELEAQLRDRDMEAKQQKEELERLKQLSQMELSALQAELEKERQALENALTKAQLAEEKEQQNYKLLCQFKQLQGDNNLLKQQLKDLQNQLNHAVGNLIHPEEVLARINELKQQLHTGAGEIQCQNSGDVLGKSLANLQKELNDMLADAQREKEKAWARQRQLQEEMGSQQEKLEELQEKYRQVKAENRQNKNKVHQLENEIQHLREKIKSMEEIQGLAEQQLQEADEEKENILAQLEDFEKRKKTEDARAQMQFVSLDKELKELKRAIVTSDKLAAAELSIAKNQLKALHGTVLRINEERAEEIEEAEEFCAEAARAARDLTRAEAEIELLQQLLKEKEEQFQHEMEKAGEKTAASSSQKFEIDKLKEAMEQQKAEIGRLRWLLDNVGTGNKDEIDNLQDEIAALKNVLSYQNDYITSMADPLKRRGYWYYMPSSQASTPASRSTKDSGVCLLCSGTSLPQRGCGQDGPRGPGDLPQPGGCWVYSPLRNRMYKANSGKDRRAKEDNEGNEETRVPQDPPFVPPPGTVIYTALPDGAPAPQGTVVYGPPPAASVAPGPAPAGAALLYGPLPPTFAVPLVPMGVLHCNVPEHHQLESEVSRLEDTVYYLKSRKYKDKQSEAAEHKSKKEVEKLHQTIDELLCEREELEREVAELQRAAQKHNKRKDFIEGYTDNLIAELQLEKSLKHHEDVADEIECMEQTLVKRRAELREADRLLAEAGAELESTRGKAKDTIQKYNHAKQHLCRAETEAEELERRARETAVTLVKAEQQLRLLQADTRDLEQRKREQEGILKEMNQMVAARDSEFQSLNQKIEMLTESLQKLQGDVKVAEGNEEHHLQVLREAENLLQGKKTELEGLKDQISAQQQELLFLEEQLKQRREELHVLHDSIAQKRGDLKEALQDGETEINEKLHQMREIKLLMEQLLDERKKLDVQMTEKRAQLTLIKEDIGKEEENLQGVLGQITKHKTELKHVLEMLELENNELQGLKLQHDQKVNELQKTQAAILEEKLKLENIQRLFQCQQGEVDWQEQLLEKDRQENQHLVSRMRALQSNIDSLNKEKEKLEGDCQSLEKKLSQSRRDLNATADSSRTALASVERMELDVKKLQQEVELLNKQKESLSGDIAVAQRDLQEKKEELEALKGELHDSRQQLQLVQQDLKNTMRHQDELLREQAALKEDILECLRKRKDCQERQKQRENQLQQLQKELEEKAAEVATQEAILHRLKQNSEREGKKLEECTAKAEEQKMLLEKELADQQKKLEQVMAKGRQGEEKLRRLEEEESRRAALEETIRKSKQQLSEKELQLQQKTRETESLQKELEESRSELNRVQDQMATERKRAEKQILRLKEAMKMQQMQLERELHVKTEDLEKRQRETESTATLLKLEVEDEIRKGFGSSSPSSLEPLEGLEACCEAEGGLQGEPGDLEGTGLFAAADKRLLPVEEKLNFSKVFSMKDEQWRGEALREKLQHQEDRLKAQLRQVMSKQVDVLLRGKRQTQGSLHSLQRRLDVLDQLVSSASSGSPVLPQSSSLVSLHDALNSTEPQAALTRLARFPSRPAGCSVVSPTPHSCSRGVSQ